The following is a genomic window from Deltaproteobacteria bacterium.
GGCAGATCGCCGCCCGCTGGCTGAAGGGAGACCTGAAGGGCAGCTACAACCGCTGGCTGCTGGTGCCTCTCCAGGAGGACGAGACGCTCATCTACTACACGACCGCCTCGCGCAACTTCAACAAGATGGCCCAGGCCTTCGAGGACGATCAGCAGACCCTCACCGTGGGAGTGAACGTCTCCTCGGCGCTGGCGGTGGTGAAGGGGACGAAGATCGAGGCGGAGCGGAGGCACGCCGTGGCTGCGAAGCAGGGAGTGAAGGCGGCAGCGCCTGCCCCGCCGCGGGAGTAGCTGACGGCTGCGAGCTGCGAGCTACGAGCTTCGAGTTCGAAGCCCTCCGCTCGCAGCTCACGGCTCGTAGCCCGCAGCCCTCACTGACAGCCGTCACCGCACCACGGATCCCCGAGGTACGGCATCGCGGGGCACGAGGCGTCGGAATCGAGGCTCGACCCATCCGCCAGCACGCCGCAGGGATCGCAGCGATCCCCGAGCCCGTCGCCGTCGCGATCGGCCTGATCGGGATCGAAGATCCCGGGGCAGACGTCGCAGGCGTCCCCCACCCCGTCGCCCACCGGACCCTCGACCGAGGTGGTGAGCTGCATCGGGCTGCCATCCGGGTGGAGGAAGCGCAGGGCGTGCCCCCAGGCGCCGCCCACCTCGGTGACCTGGATCATCAGGCGGTGCCAGCCCTGCTCGAGCAAGAGATCGACCCGCTCGCGATCCGCCCCCACCCCGATGCAGCCGCGGAGCTGCCGGTGGACGAGGCGGCCGTCGACGTAGATCTGGCTGCTGTCGTCGCTACCGAAGGAGAAGCGCACGACGCGGTCGTCGGGCAGCTCGAACCAGAGCGAGGCGTAGCCGTGGACGTTGTCGAAGCCGGGATAGCGGCCGCTCCAGCCCAGGCCGTTGAAGACCGCCTGCCAGTCGTAGATCCCGTCCGCGTCGTCCACCGCCTCCCAGCGCCGGCCGTGGAGCTCGGCGCCCACCGTCGGCCGGCTGGCGTAGATCGCGTAGACGGCCGGCAGGGTGTCGCAGCCGCCGGTGCGGGACCAGGGGCCGAGGAAGAGCCAGCGGGTCGGGTAGCCGTCCGTCCGGGTGTCGAGGGTGGCCACCGGCCGGTCGGTGTCCTCCTGCCCGGGGTTGGCCACCAGAGGGCAGTTGTCCTCTCGATCGAGCCTTCCGTCGCGATCCGAGTCGGCGCAGGCCGTCCCGCACCCCGGATCGCTCGAGAAGGGGGCGACCATCGAGCAGAAGGGCGCCTCGTCCTGGGCGGGATCGGCGACGGACCAGCAGAGGTCGCAGGCGTCGGCCACTCCGTCCCCGTCGCTGTCGGCCGGGGGCGTCGCCTCGCAGGCGTCCCCCACCCCGTCGCCGTCGCAGTCCGAGCCGCTCTCCAGCAGGTCCGGGCAGACGTCACAGGCGTCCCCCCGCCCGTCGCGCAGCGGGAGGGTGCGCAGCGCCAGGTCGTCCACCCGCAGCCCGCTCATGTCGTCGGCCCACAGGCCGAAGGTGCCGCTGCGCCGGGCGACGTTCGCCCCGGTCAGGTAGGTCAGCGTGCCGGCCGCGAGGTAGTCGAGCCGCACCCAGATCGTCCCGGCGGCGCCCCGGATCTCCAGCGGCCGCCAGACGTCGTTGGCGAGCCCGCGGCTGTAGACCCGCACGCTGGAGAGGACGGTCAGGGTGCCGGCCACGCTCTGCTCGATGCGCAGGTCGAGGTCGTTGCCCGAGGCGTCCCCCCGCCAGTCGAGCACGACCCGGAGGAAGTCGGCCGGGGAGAGGTAGTCCAGGAAGACGCCCACCTCGCCGGTGCCGCCGGCCCGCAGCGAGAGGGCCAGCTGGAAGCGCTCGGCCAGGGTGCCGTTGCTCCACAGGACGCTGGCGTCGGCCGCGGCGGTGGACTGCTCGAGCACCCCGCTGGTGACCGCCCACCCGCCGCCGGTGGTGGTGAAGTCGGCGAGCTCGGTGCCGGCCTCGAAGTTCCAGCTCTCGAGCACCTCGACCAGGTAGTCGGAGTCCTCTTGCAGCGGATCGCTCACCTCGGGGCAGCGATCCCAGGCGTCCATCACGCCGTCGCCGTCGCCGTCGTCGCAGACGTCGCCGCAGAGGGGATCGCCGGCGTGAGGCCCGGCGGGGCAGTCGCCGTCCCGGTCGGCGCCGGTGGGATCGAAGACCCCCCGGCAGGTGTCCATCGCGTCGCAGATCCCGTCGAGGTCGGTGTCCTGGTTGCGCAGGTCCTCGTCGACGAGGCCGTCGCAGTCGTCGTCCACGCCGTTGCAGCTCTCGGCCTGCCCCGGGTGGACGGCGCTGGCGTCGTCGTCGCAGTCTCGCGCCGCCTGGGCGCAGCCGGGGGAGGCCGAGCCCGCCCGGGGGTAGCCGTCGCCATCGACGTCGGTGCAGGTGTCGCAGACGTCGCCGCAGGCCGGGTCCGCGGCGTGGGGGCCGGCCGGGCAGTCGCCGTCGCTGTCGAGGTTCGCCGGATCCCGCACGCCCCAGCAGAGGTCCTCGTCGTCGCAGGCGTTGTCGCCGTCGCTGTCGGAGGTGTTGCCCGGGCTGTCGTCGCAGTCGTCGCCGGGCGCGGCGCAGCCGCTCTGATCGTGGCCGGTCCGCCCCCAGCCGTCCCGATCGACGTCCAGGCAGGGGTCGGCGCAGTCGGGGATCAGGTCCGCGTCGAGGTCGGTGCAATCGGCGACGCAGGCGGCGTAGCGGTCGTCGCAGTCGTCCCCGAGGCAGGCCGCGCCGATGGCACCCCCACGCACCCCATAGCCGTCCCCGTCGCCGTCGATGCAGTCGTCGGCGCAGTCCGGGCCGTCCCCGTCGAAGTCGGTCACGCAGTCCGCCACGCAGGTGGGCGCGGTGTCGAGGCAGTCGTCGCCGCCGCTCTCGAGCGAGGCGTGGCCGTCCCCGTCGGCGTCCACCCCGTCCTCGCCGTCGCAGTTCTGATCGATTCCGTCGCCGACCGTGTCGGCGAGGCCGGGGTGCCGGCCCGCGTCCCCGTCGTCGCAGTCCAGGGCCCGATCCACCCAGCCGCTCCGGCCGACGCAGAGGGTCTGCGGCGGCGCGTCGTCGGCCCCGTAGCCGTCTCCGTCACCGTCGGGAAAGAGGCTGGCCTCGGGGAGCCCCTCGTCGGTGAGGCCGTCGAGGTCGTTGTCGAGGCCGTCGCAGACCTCCTCGCTGCCGCCGTCCCCCGCGGTGGAGGAGACGCACTCCCAGGTCACCCGGTCGCAGACCCAGCCCTCGACGCAGCGCCCCTCGGGGTCGCAGCTCCGGCCCTCCAGAGAGACCGTCTCGGGGAAGCAGGCCGCGGCGAAGAGGAGGAGAAGGAGGCCGGGCCCCGGCAGCAGGCCCCACCCCCTCGATCTGGTTCGGTGCGCCACCACGAAGGGCCCCAGCCTACCGCCAAAAGCAAGGCCCTGAACATCCTCCACCCGGCCCCGGCCTCTCCGGGCGGCAGTTGCAAATATGGCAAAATATCGAGTGTAGTTCTTGCAAAAGTGTCGTGATCCAGATCACCTGACCTCTCCGGAAAGGGGGGCGAACGAGCCATTCAAGTCACTGATATCACGCAATAAAATATTGTTTTGCAGATCTGGCACAGGTCCTGCCATTGCCTGCGGCCATGACGGCACGACACCTACGGGTTTTCACCAGCTTCCTCCTCGGCTCCACCCTCCTCCTCGGCGCCTGCACCGACGCCGGCTACGGCGAGGTGACCATCGAGCGGCGGGGCGAGGTGGCCGGCGACGTCGAGGCCGCCCTCTCCTCCCTGCCCCGGGCCGAGGTGGTCGTGCTCGACCTCGATGGCGTGCCGAAGTTCATCCGCGGTGACCTCGGGGTCGCCAGCGTCCGCGCCGCCGACGAGGCGACCGGCGGGCTCGGCCAGACCCTGGCTCAGATCGCCCCGGTGTTCCGCCTCGAGGCCGGAAGCCTCCAGCTCTCCCGCCGCCACCTCGACCGCGACGGCGACCTCCACCTGCGCTTCCGCCAGGTGCAGAACGGCCTCGAGGTCGTCGGCGGCGACCTCTCGGTGCACGTGACCGGCCAGGGCGTGGTCTACGCCGCCCACGGCACCGCCCGCAGCGACCTGGTCGCCTCGCCGGTGGCCTCCCTCCCGGGCGAGGAGGCCGTCTCCCGCGCCACCGCTCAGCTCGCCGGCGAGCAGCTCACCCTCGGCTTCCCCCGCCTGGTCTACCACCGCTCCCTGCAGGACGGTGAGATCCGGCTGGCCTACGAGACCACCGCGGCCGGCATGACCGACGAGGGCCTGCCGATCCGCGATCGCGTCTTCATCGACGCCCACGGCGGCGAGGTCCTCGCCCGCTACCCGCAGATCAAGACCGCCCGGAACCGGAAGATCTACGACGCCAACGACAACTACTCCCTGCCGGGCACCCGGGTGCGGATCGAGGGTCAGGGCGCCACCGGCGACGCCACCGCCGACGCCGCCTACGACAACCTCGGCGTGGCCTACGGCTGCCTCTCCACCCTCTTCGGGCGGGACTCCTACGACGGCAGCGGCGGCGCCCTGATCACCACCGTCCACTACGGCCGCAACTACAACAACGCCTACTGGAACGGCTCGCAGATGGTCTTCGGCGACGGCGACGGCAGCACCTTCGGCCCCCTGGCCCGCAGCCTCGACGTCTCGATCCACGAGATGGTCCACGGCGTGACCGAGCGCAGCTCGGACCTGGTCTACCAGGATCAGCCCGGCGCCCTGAACGAGGCCATGAGCGACATCCTCGCCGCCACCTGCGAGGCCTGGAACAAGGGCGGCGCGGACGCCAACACCTGGAAGCTCGGTGAGGACATCTGGACCCCCCGCACCGCCGGCGACGCCATGCGCTACATGGACGATCCCACCGCCGACGGGCAGAGCTACGACTGGTACCCCACCCGCTACACCGGCTCGGCCGACAACGGCGGCGTGCACCTGAACTCGGGCATCCCCAACCTCGCCTTCTACCTCCTCTCCCAGGGCGGCTCGCACCCCCGCGGGATGTCGTCGACCAGCGTGAGCGGCATCGGCGTCGAGGCGGCCGGCAAGATCTTCTACCGGGCCAACGAGCTCTACCTGACCTCCTACGCCAGCTTCGAGGACGCCCGGGCCGCCACCGCCCAGGCCGCCGCGGACCTCTACGGCACCTCCGCCGTGAGCGCCGTGCACCAGGCCTGGACCGCCGTGGGCGTCCCCGGCGCGCCGACCACCCCGACCCCCTCCCCCACGCCGGCGCCCACCCCCACGGACACCGTCCTCCAGAGCGGCCAGCCCGTCTCCGGCCTCTCGGCCGCCAAGAACGGTGAGCTCCACTTCAGCGTCGAGGTGCCCGCCGGCGCCTCCAACCTGACGGTGCAGATCGCCGGCGGCAGCGGCGACGCCGACCTCTACGTCCGGCGCGGCGCGGCCCCGACCACCAGCAGCTACGACTTCCGCCCCTACCTCCAGGGCAACGCCGAGACCGTCGAGGTCGCGAACCCCACCTCCGGCACCTGGTACGTGATGGTCCGGGCCTACGCGGCCTTCTCCGGGCTCGAGCTGGTCGCGGTGGTCGAGTCCGCCCAGACCACCCCCGCCCCCACGCCCGCCCCGACCCCGGCCGATGACGAGCTGCAGAACGGCACGACCCGCACCGGCCTCTCGGCGGCCAAGAACGCCCAGCTGGCCTACAGCTTCGAGCTCCCCGCCGGCGTGACCCAGCTCGACATCGCGATGGCGGGCGGCAGCGGCGACGCCGACCTCTACGTCCGCCACGGCGCGGCCCCCACCACCAGCACCTGGGACTTCCGCCCCTACAAGAACGGCAACACCGAGTCGGTGACCGTCGAGAACCCGGCCGCGGGCACCTGGTACGTGATGGTCCACGCCTACGCCGCCTTCTCCGGCCTGAACCTCACCGCCTCCTGGAGCGAGGGCGGCGCCGACTCCGGCAGCGGCGGCGGCGGCTCGGGCAACCTCGCCGAGCAGGAGCCCAACGACACCACCAGCGGCGCGCAGCTCCTGGGCAGCAGCGCGACGGTCACCGGCACCATCGGCAGCAGCACCGACCGGGACATCTTCCGGGTCGACGCCTCGGGCGTCCTCACCCTCGGGCTGCAGGTGCCCTCGGGCAAGGACTACGACCTCGAGCTCTACGACCTCCAGGGCAACTTCGTGGCCCGCAGCAACAAGGGCGCCGGCCTGGCCGAGTCGATCCAGGTGTCGGCCGGCAGCGGCACGGGCTACTACGTGGTGGTCTTCGGCTACAACTCCGCGTTCAGCACCTCGGCCACCTACGCCCTGCAGGTGAGCTGGTAGCACCGGAATCCGGGGATCTGTGCTCTAAGGAGTGGGCATTTCCGGCGCCCCCCGGGGGTTCACCCCCCCGGACTGGCCGGATGAGGGCCTCTGGCCCCATCATGCCCCTCCCTCCAGATGCCACCGACTCCCCCCCAGAGCCCGCCCGGCCGGCCCTCCGGCACGGGCTCCCGGCGTGATACCGCCGCGGGCTTCGCGCCCCTGCGGCGGCTGATCGATCGCGCCCGGCGGCGCGCCCTGGCCCTGGGGGCCGGCACGACCCTGGCGGCCCTCCTCTGCGTGGGCCTGATGCTCTCCCTGCCGGTGGCCTTCGTCCTCGGCAACGCGGACCTCGAGGAGGTCCATGGCCTCTTCTGGCTGCAGCAGAGCACCCTGGGCCTGCTCTTCCTCGCCTCCCTCGCGGCCCTCACCGCCTTCTTCTTCCTCCACTGGCGGCGCCTCGCCACCGACGGTCAGCTCGCCCTGCGCCTCGAGCGGCGCCTGGACGAGGGCGCCGGCCTCTCGAGCGCGGTGGAGTTCCACTCGGCCCTCCACCCCGAGGAGCCCGCGGGCGAGGAAGCGCCGACCCGGCCGGGGGTGGGGTACTCCGAGCTGCTGGCCGAGGCCCACATCGAGACGGTCGCCCGGCGACTGGAGCAGGCGCCCCTCGAGAAGGCCTTCCCCGCCCAGAGCCTGGGGCGGGCGGCCGGCGCCCTGGCCCTGCTGGCCGCGGCGGCCCTGGTCGCCCTCCTCCTGCCGGGCAGCCCGGTGGCCCGGGGCTACCAGCGCCTCTTCTCCCTCGAGCGCGGCATCGGCCTCCTCGGCAAGGGGGGCGCGAGCGCGGTGCCCGAGCTGATCACCGGCGACGTCTCGCTGACCTACCACTACCCGGCCTACACCCGGCGGCCCTCCCGTACGGTGAGCGGCACCGGCGGGGAGATCACCGCCCTGCCCGGCACCGAGGTGGAGATCCGCACCACCGCCGACCGCGAGGTCGAGGCCGCGGCGCTCCTGGTGGGCGAGAGCCGCTTCCCCCTCGAGGTGAGCGCGGGGCGCTCCCTGCGGGGCAAGCTGCTGGTGCGCGAGCCCGGCGAGTACCGCTTCGCCTTCCTCGACGATCGCGGCCGCATCGAGGCCGAGGGGGCGCCCCACCGGATCGCGGTGGAGCCGGACGCCTGGCCGGAGGCCGAGCTGAAGCTCGTCGACCGCGAGTCGGACGAGCACCAGGAGATCGATCGCGACGAGGTCCTGCCCCTGCAGTGGGAGGTGGAGGACGACTTCGGGGTGGGGGAGGTCGCGCTGGTCTGGCGCATCCGGGGCGGCCAGGAGAAGCGCCGGATCCTCACCGATCTCGAGGAGCGGCCCGGCGGCGACGGCAGCCTGCGCTGGGAGCTCGCGACCCTGCGCCTCTCCGCCGGCGAGACGGTGACGGTCCACCTCGAGGTCACCGACAACGACGTGGTCAGCGGCCCCAAGGTCGGCCGCTCGCGCAGCTACACCCTGGAGGTCTTCTCCAAGGTCGCGCACCACCGGGCGCTCATCGAGCAGATCGAGCAGGCCTGGAGGCAGCTCATCGCCACTCTCGCCGATCACCTCGAGGGCCCCTGCGATCCCGAGGCTGCCCTCACCGGTCAGGCGCTCAACGGCGAGGTCGAGCGGATG
Proteins encoded in this region:
- a CDS encoding putative metal-binding motif-containing protein, with product MAHRTRSRGWGLLPGPGLLLLLFAAACFPETVSLEGRSCDPEGRCVEGWVCDRVTWECVSSTAGDGGSEEVCDGLDNDLDGLTDEGLPEASLFPDGDGDGYGADDAPPQTLCVGRSGWVDRALDCDDGDAGRHPGLADTVGDGIDQNCDGEDGVDADGDGHASLESGGDDCLDTAPTCVADCVTDFDGDGPDCADDCIDGDGDGYGVRGGAIGAACLGDDCDDRYAACVADCTDLDADLIPDCADPCLDVDRDGWGRTGHDQSGCAAPGDDCDDSPGNTSDSDGDNACDDEDLCWGVRDPANLDSDGDCPAGPHAADPACGDVCDTCTDVDGDGYPRAGSASPGCAQAARDCDDDASAVHPGQAESCNGVDDDCDGLVDEDLRNQDTDLDGICDAMDTCRGVFDPTGADRDGDCPAGPHAGDPLCGDVCDDGDGDGVMDAWDRCPEVSDPLQEDSDYLVEVLESWNFEAGTELADFTTTGGGWAVTSGVLEQSTAAADASVLWSNGTLAERFQLALSLRAGGTGEVGVFLDYLSPADFLRVVLDWRGDASGNDLDLRIEQSVAGTLTVLSSVRVYSRGLANDVWRPLEIRGAAGTIWVRLDYLAAGTLTYLTGANVARRSGTFGLWADDMSGLRVDDLALRTLPLRDGRGDACDVCPDLLESGSDCDGDGVGDACEATPPADSDGDGVADACDLCWSVADPAQDEAPFCSMVAPFSSDPGCGTACADSDRDGRLDREDNCPLVANPGQEDTDRPVATLDTRTDGYPTRWLFLGPWSRTGGCDTLPAVYAIYASRPTVGAELHGRRWEAVDDADGIYDWQAVFNGLGWSGRYPGFDNVHGYASLWFELPDDRVVRFSFGSDDSSQIYVDGRLVHRQLRGCIGVGADRERVDLLLEQGWHRLMIQVTEVGGAWGHALRFLHPDGSPMQLTTSVEGPVGDGVGDACDVCPGIFDPDQADRDGDGLGDRCDPCGVLADGSSLDSDASCPAMPYLGDPWCGDGCQ
- a CDS encoding M4 family metallopeptidase, with translation MTARHLRVFTSFLLGSTLLLGACTDAGYGEVTIERRGEVAGDVEAALSSLPRAEVVVLDLDGVPKFIRGDLGVASVRAADEATGGLGQTLAQIAPVFRLEAGSLQLSRRHLDRDGDLHLRFRQVQNGLEVVGGDLSVHVTGQGVVYAAHGTARSDLVASPVASLPGEEAVSRATAQLAGEQLTLGFPRLVYHRSLQDGEIRLAYETTAAGMTDEGLPIRDRVFIDAHGGEVLARYPQIKTARNRKIYDANDNYSLPGTRVRIEGQGATGDATADAAYDNLGVAYGCLSTLFGRDSYDGSGGALITTVHYGRNYNNAYWNGSQMVFGDGDGSTFGPLARSLDVSIHEMVHGVTERSSDLVYQDQPGALNEAMSDILAATCEAWNKGGADANTWKLGEDIWTPRTAGDAMRYMDDPTADGQSYDWYPTRYTGSADNGGVHLNSGIPNLAFYLLSQGGSHPRGMSSTSVSGIGVEAAGKIFYRANELYLTSYASFEDARAATAQAAADLYGTSAVSAVHQAWTAVGVPGAPTTPTPSPTPAPTPTDTVLQSGQPVSGLSAAKNGELHFSVEVPAGASNLTVQIAGGSGDADLYVRRGAAPTTSSYDFRPYLQGNAETVEVANPTSGTWYVMVRAYAAFSGLELVAVVESAQTTPAPTPAPTPADDELQNGTTRTGLSAAKNAQLAYSFELPAGVTQLDIAMAGGSGDADLYVRHGAAPTTSTWDFRPYKNGNTESVTVENPAAGTWYVMVHAYAAFSGLNLTASWSEGGADSGSGGGGSGNLAEQEPNDTTSGAQLLGSSATVTGTIGSSTDRDIFRVDASGVLTLGLQVPSGKDYDLELYDLQGNFVARSNKGAGLAESIQVSAGSGTGYYVVVFGYNSAFSTSATYALQVSW